A genomic region of Maniola hyperantus chromosome 5, iAphHyp1.2, whole genome shotgun sequence contains the following coding sequences:
- the LOC138402345 gene encoding uncharacterized protein produces the protein MLGLRTPVKTPRQSLDAAKAPLHTSKELVEPGQTPEVGAVVSDPSLPPSKDDPTNSSQPSTQDKTPQGEGPAPRRIGAPLDQTFQKLGSPEPETTKLKGRAAEAKACLMKAKLQLNNSRNLKAEIKTEVIWAIEKLYRLVKESEAAGLRLTQTTGNDHNKPKELPKVTQQSASAKIAANTKGDAAELTRALEEHKKLVQENTAQMKLLKVHLDKNASVARAAPLPHANDALVVEVRSELQQQKEVASATRDDLGALKDQVSHLSKNIQERIAVTYANVAAGAPRKRGLELPQSFHSMVVSSVDAHDKSEDIIDKIRTAVNAKTSGVRVDRLRKAKDQKVVLGCQSREELARVVEKLKTGSPTLLTQEVENRDPLVVLLNVLSINTDEDILGALKRQNGNVLGTIPDDEYRASVRYRRRARNPLENHVVLQVSPQVWQQVTAVGKVHIDLQRVVAKDQSPLVTCSRCLGYGHGRRTCEASVDTCSHCTGPHLRSECPAWKAGDRPTCCNCQSSRLDRTDHNSFDNSCPIRKKWDALARAKVAYC, from the coding sequence ATGCTGGGTCTCCGGACACCCGTAAAAACGCCAAGGCAGAGCCTAGACGCTGCAAAGGCGCCTCTTCACACAAGTAAGGAACTGGTCGAGCCCGGCCAGACACCGGAAGtgggtgcagtggtaagcgaccCCAGCCTGCCTCCCTCAAAGGACGATCCAACGAACTCCTCTCAGCCAAGCACGCAGGACAAAACACCGCAAGGTGAAGGGCCAGCGCCTCGGAGGATCGGCGCACCTCTGGACCAGACATTCCAAAAGCTCGGTTCCCCCGAGCCAGAAACAACAAAGCTAAAGGGAAGGGCTGCGGAGGCAAAAGCGTGTCTTATGAAAGCAAAACTCCAGCTAAATAATTCCCGCAACCTAAAGGCGGAAATAAAGACCGAGGTGATCTGGGCAATTGAAAAGTTGTACCGCCTGGTGAAAGAATCTGAGGCGGCTGGACTCCGACTCACCCAAACGACCGGAAACGACCACAATAAACCCAAGGAGCTACCAAAAGTGACACAACAGAGTGCAAGTGCGAAAATCGCAGCGAACACGAAGGGTGACGCAGCCGAGCTGACTCGGGCGCTGGAAGAGCACAAAAAACTCGTCCAGGAGAACACAGCACAAATGAAGCTGTTAAAGGTTCACCTGGACAAGAACGCCTCTGTCGCCCGTGCAGCTCCTCTGCCCCACGCAAATGACGCTCTGGTCGTGGAGGTCAGATCCGAACTGCAACAGCAGAAGGAGGTGGCGTCCGCGACCAGGGACGACCTGGGAGCCCTAAAAGACCAAGTGTCGCACCTCAGCAAAAACATCCAAGAGAGGATAGCCGTCACATACGCAAATGTGGCAGCCGGCGCCCCAAGGAAACGCGGTCTGGAGCTGCCTCAATCTTTCCACTCGATGGTGGTGTCTTCGGTCGACGCTCACGACAAAAGCGAAGACATAATTGACAAAATAAGAACTGCCGTGAACGCGAAGACATCCGGCGTGCGAGTGGACAGGTTGAGAAAAGCCAAAGATCAAAAGGTAgtgctgggctgccagtcgcgagaagAGCTCGCTAGAGTAGTAGAGAAATTGAAGACTGGCAGCCCAACACTCCTGACGCAGGAGGTGGAAAATAGGGATCCGCTTGTAGTCCTGCTAAACGTCCTTAGCATCAATACCGACGAGGACATATTGGGTGCCCTAAAGCGGCAAAACGGGAACGTGCTGGGGACGATACCGGACGATGAATATAGGGCAAGCGTGAGGTACCGAAGAAGAGCCAGGAATCCGCTCGAGAATCATGTGGTTTTGCAGGTGTCGCCGCAAGTATGGCAGCAAGTCACAGCCGTGGGAAAGGTCCACATAGATCTGCAGCGGGTGGTGGCTAAAGATCAGTCCCCACTGGTTACCTGCTCCAGGTGTCTGGGCTACGGGCACGGTCGTAGGACCTGCGAGGCGTCCGTAGACACCTGCAGCCACTGCACGGGTCCGCACCTGCGTAGTGAGTGCCCGGCGTGGAAGGCTGGAGATCGACCCACGTGTTGCAACTGCCAGAGCAGCCGACTAGATCGGACAGATCACAATAGTTTTGACAATAGCTGTCCGATAAGGAAGAAATGGGACGCTCTGGCAAGGGCGAAGGTGGCCTATTGCTAA
- the LOC117982451 gene encoding uncharacterized protein, translated as MAGAMIGLEEQIKILGLIIDRKLTFNSHVKYICTKVLNIYKHLSRSAKINWGLRSEIIRTIYVSVIEPIVLYAASVWATAAQKLTIQKHLNAVQRGFAQKIIKSYRTVSLPAALALARLLPLDLRVQEAARLYRAKRGKQQDVLGDRLVETKKCFLDALHPAQEIGINYAKLEDISDPSVGKSDREGLQIFTDGSKIGGKVGAALVYWRDGIETGKKKFLLESYCSVYQAEMYALYRATDVAIKCKDKQINIYSDSKSSLETIQNLKSYHPLAFEIRQNLKKLKDKQKIIRLFWIRAHVGVEGNERADQLAKEAAITKKTAPDYDACPISFVKRHIRYETVKIWQHRYEITEKAAVTKSFFPTVEGANAILRRLTLTPALVQVFSGHGGFSEYLHRFKCKEGPGCVCDETVDESILHLLIDCPQHSRIREDLHQQIQIELCRGSIPAILESNASRKIFLEFCLKIARIVIERNRTR; from the coding sequence ATGGCGGGTGCAATGATTGGCCTGgaagaacaaataaaaatccTAGGGCTGATCATAGACAGAAAGTTGACATTTAACAGCCATGTTAAATATATTTGCACAAAAGTGCTAAATATTTACAAGCATCTGTCTAGATCAGCCAAAATAAACTGGGGACTGAGATCGGAGATCATCAGGACGATCTACGTCTCGGTAATAGAGCCCATAGTGCTCTATGCAGCAAGCGTCTGGGCTACAGCCGCGCAGAAGCTGACCATTCAGAAGCACCTCAATGCCGTGCAAAGAGGGTTCGctcaaaaaatcataaaatcatatAGAACAGTGTCACTTCCCGCGGCTCTAGCCCTGGCCAGGCTACTTCCTCTAGATCTAAGGGTGCAAGAAGCAGCAAGACTGTATAGAGCAAAGAGAGGAAAACAACAAGATGTGTTAGGAGACAGATTGGTAGAGACAAAGAAGTGTTTTTTGGATGCTCTCCACCCTGCGCAAGAGATAGGCATTAACTACGCTAAACTAGAGGACATATCGGATCCCTCTGTTGGGAAGAGCGACCGGGAAGGGCTGCAAATATTCACGGATGGTAGCAAGATCGGCGGCAAGGTCGGCGCAGCTCTGGTGTACTGGAGAGATGGTATAGAAACCGGAAAAAAGAAATTCCTCTTGGAATCGTACTGCTCAGTATACCAGGCCGAAATGTATGCGCTGTACCGAGCCACCGATGTTGCTATCAAATGTAAAGATAAGCAGATAAACATTTACAGTGACTCAAAATCATCTTTGGAAactattcaaaatttaaaatcttaTCACCCATTGGCATTCGAAATTAgacaaaatttgaaaaaattaaaagataaacaaaaaataatcagaCTCTTCTGGATTAGGGCTCACGTCGGGGTCGAGGGCAATGAAAGAGCCGACCAGTTAGCTAAAGAAGCAGCAATAACTAAAAAGACAGCCCCCGACTACGACGCGTGCCCTATATCCTTTGTCAAAAGACATATCAGATacgaaaccgtgaaaatttgGCAACATAGATATGAAATAACTGAAAAGGCTGCAGTCACCAAGTCGTTCTTCCCAACAGTGGAAGGAGCTAATGCCATCTTGCGCAGGTTAACACTAACACCAGCTCTTGTTCAAGTGTTCAGTGGGCATGGCGGGTTTTCGGAGTACCTGCACAGGTTCAAGTGCAAGGAGGGTCCTGGCTGTGTCTGCGATGAGACTGTCGATGAGTCGATTTTACATCTACTCATCGACTGTCCGCAGCACAGCAGAATACGTGAGGACCTACACCAGCAAATACAAATAGAACTGTGCAGGGGCTCTATCCCCGCCATACTGGAGAGCAATGCAAGCCGGAAAATATTCTTAGAATTTTGCTTGAAAATTGCGAGAATAGTCATTGAAAGGAACAGAACCAGATAA